The Anaerolineales bacterium genomic sequence GGCCGCCTGGCCGGAGGCGGCGACCAGGTCGCGCTGGAGGCGCAGGAGTTCGTCATCCAATCGGAAGAGCACCTCGCCGGCCTGCACCACCTGCCCCTCCGTCACCAGCACCTCGACCACTCGCCCGCCGCTCTCGGAGCCGATGCGAACCTCCGTTCCTTCGACAGTGCCAGAGGCTGTCAGCGGGCCGGCGTGGTCGCCCGATACCGACCACAAATAGATCAGCGCCGCCAGGATCAGCAGCACGATCATCACCAGCGGGAGAAAGCGCTTCTTTGAAGACGTTGGCATGGCAGCCCTTCCTTCAGTCCAGACTCTTGCGGAAGCGCAGCGCGGCGATCCCCATCCAGGCGATGGCCAGGACGGCCAGCGCCGCCACTTCCGGCCCGAGGCTGCTTAGTCCGGCGCCCTTGAGCAGCACCGAGCGGATGATTACCAGGTAGTAGCGAAGCGGGATCAGGTGCGAGATCGCCTGCAGCAGGGGAGGCATGGCAGCCAGGGGGAACAGGAAACCCGAAAGGAAGATCGTGGGCAGAAGTGTGAAGTAGGTCAGCATCATCGCTTCCTGCTGCGTGCGGGCAACGCTGGAAATGAGCAGGCCGATGCCGAGCGAGGACAGGAGGAAGAGAAAAGAGAACACCAGCAGCAGACCCAGGTCACCGCGAATGGGCACGTCGAACCACAGGGTGCCGACGACCAGGATCTCCAGCGTGTCGAAGAAGGCCAGCAGCACGTAGGGCAGGATCT encodes the following:
- a CDS encoding biotin/lipoyl-binding protein is translated as MPTSSKKRFLPLVMIVLLILAALIYLWSVSGDHAGPLTASGTVEGTEVRIGSESGGRVVEVLVTEGQVVQAGEVLFRLDDELLRLQRDLVAASGQAA